TTGATGTCCCATGTGCCATCGCCGCCGGAACCGTTGATAACGCCCGTCGGGTTCTGGTTTCCGGCCGAACCGCCGTTCCAGTAATAGTCCTGGTCATCCAGCTTTTCCTGTACGATCAGCACGCCTGTATTGGTGCCGTTATAGTGCAGGCTCCACTCGTACTGACCGTCTTCCAGGAACGCCTGCTTGTTGGTGTCGTAAACGCTGATACCGCCGGGAAAATTCTCGTTCGGGGAATAGGATTGATAGGTGATGAGCGTGTATGCGGTGCCGTCGGTACCGTTGTAATAGACCAGAAGCTTGCCGCCTGCGGTAAACAGGCCCTGAACGTTGACTGTATCATGATTGCCGACATGGACATCGAAGATCATTGTGGCATTGCCGGCAATCAACAATTCAGGGCCGAAGGTCAGACTGCCGACCCTGCCCGCCCCACTCTGATGAAGCTGCAACTGGTTATCTGACGGCGAGCCGAAGTCGCCCGGCGAAAGGGTGCCGTTCGTCTGGATCTCGACAGAGCCAAGCGTACCCGTACCTGACAGAATGGCCGAAGGATTGACCACGAGATCGCCGCCGAGCGTTCCGTTGGCCATATTCAGCACGGCCCCCTGATGCACGGCGGCCGCCCCGCTGAAATTGCTGCTTACGCCGGACAGATTGATGATGCCAGTCCCGCCGCTTGGCGCGTTGAAATCGATCTCGCCCAAAAACAGATTGACCGGATTGCTGAAATCCACTTCGGACGCGGTGAAGACATTGAGTTTCGCCGACTGCACGCCGCCGATCGTGCCCGCTATTTTGCCATTGCCCCAGGTCTGGTCGCCAAGCGTCAGCGTGCTGTTCGCCTGAACCTGCGTGCCGCCGGTATAGCCATTGCTTTCATTGGTCAAAACCAGTTCGCCGCCGCCGTCGACGACCAGCCGCGTGTTGCCGGGATTGCCCAGAAGCGGGACATCGATCACATTCCTGCCGCTCACATCAATCACGACATCGCCCGCCCCTTGCGAGGCAAGCGTGATGGCGCTGCCGCTCGACGTCAGCACGTAATTGCCGGTTCTGAATTCGATCCCGTCGACGCTGACATTGCTGGCAACCGTCACGGTGCCGCTATTGCCGCCGAAAACCGCCGTCTCGTTCGCAGTCCAGGTTCCTGTCGAAGGGTTCGGCCCGTCATTGACCCAGTTCGTGTTCCCGGCGTTCCAGGTGCCGTTGCCGCCGGCGCCGCCGGAAACGGCCAGGTTGGAGCCGGTCCCCCCGTTCCAGAAAGTGAACGGCCCGGCCGGTGCGCCATAGACGATGATCGTCAGGTCATTGCCGTCGCCGCCATTATAGGAAATCAGATAGTCGCTGGGAGAAAGCGCCTGACCGCCCTTGGTGACGAAGTCATTTACAGTATCTGCAAACTTACCAGTAATACTTCCGCTCTGCAGTGCTATCAATGTGTATTCACGATTATATTGACCTCGGAAGTCAACAACAAGATAGTTTGGTTGTGAAGTTGTTATTTGAACTCCGTTAACCTGGAAGTTCAGCCGGTCGCTTTCCGTAACGCCAAGCTCCATTTTCAGGGTGACACCGTTAAAAACACTGCCTGAAGTAGAAGAAGAATATGTCAAGGTACCATAGTGGGGATCATCAACTCCCCCCTTGGACAGGTCACCCGGGCTCAAAGTGCCGCCATTAGTGATCCCGAAAAAACTGGTGATATGGCCTGTGCCGCCAAGTATCCCCGACGGCCCCGCTAGAGCCATACGAGAAACGCTACCGAGAAGATTAAATGTTCCGCCACGCGCAATGAATTCACCAAAGCCCGAGCCGTAGTTACCTGTATAGGTTGTGAACCCGCCACTATTATATATTGTTACGGATGCATCGTCAGATACATCAGTAGAAATTGTATAATTGTCTCGCTGTGTTCCAGTGTGATTGATATCCATACGAATGTAACTAAAACCTGCCGAGGATTTGGCCAAACGTTGGACATTGAACGCTCCTGGCGCATGCTGCGGCTGCAACAGGCTGACATCATTCCTGTCCAAATTATTCTCGTCGCCCACCACAATATAAAGCTGGTTGTTGCCGGGTGTATTTGGACTCAGCGTAGAAGCGTAGAGGCTACCGCCGTCTCTGACGACCAGCCTGCCAGTCGTTTGCATGTCAGAAGTTTGTCCGTTGATGTTGAGCCTAGCCCCTTGCTCTACGACGATCCGGCCAGGTGTCTGACTTGAATTATTGGCAAAGCCGAAATTGCTCATTGTTATTGAGGTGTTACCGCCATTAAAAACCGCAGTATTCGGTCCATAAATGGATAGATTTCCCATATTCACAGTCGCACCAGCGTCGAACCGGATATTGCCGTTTGCGTTACCTTGATTTCCGGAAGAGAGAAACACATCGTTGAAATTTGCGTGCCCGCCGCCCGTCACATGAAGATAGCCGCTTCCGCCGTTCGAAGACCCGAATCCCACATAGGTCGGGGCACCATTGCCAACGGTGAACTGCGCCGGTCCTTGGATGGTCAGTGTCATGTCCCCGCCGCCGGACGAACCCGGGGAACCGATATTGAGGTTGCCATTGGTCGTCGTGATCTGTGAATTGCCGCTGACGGTAACCGTGTAGCTCTGGCCGCCATAGGTAAACGTGCTGTCCAGGTTCAGCGTGCAATTGCCGACATTGTTATATGTCAGGCTGCCGCCGCTGCCGGAGGATGCGCAATCCGCGGCCCAGACCTGGCTTGCATCGGAGAGGTAGACGCCCGATGCCGCGAAGATCACCGCGCCCGAGAAGGCCGTGCCGGCCAGATAGCGCCGGAGGCGACGCCGCGCCGAGCCGCTCTTTGCGGCGGCAATGTCCTGCTGCGAAACACTGTGATTGATGCGGTGTGTACCAAACATGTTATCCCCCTGGGCAGCTCCGGCAGACATGACTGCCGCAGAGCAAAATCACGAATCCGACCAACACAGTCGATCCCCGCCCTTGAGAATAAAACCTGTTTTTTCTGCAATCAATCCAAATGTAAATAAAATATTAACATTATTTAACTCGATTTATTACATGTTAATTTCCACTAAATGCCCATTTTATACATGTATAATAAATCATCATTATGTTCAAAGGAAAATCATTCTCAAATAAACCAGTAGATCGTCGGCAGAACCCTTGCCGGAGACAACTCCACAAATACGTAAGCGTATACTTTTATTAGAGCCGGGTCACACTTATAGACGAGCCGGAATTGTCGCGCGCGCTATCCGCGTCGTCGCTTTCGGGGCAGCACCGAAGACCGGGGACGCAGCCGCAATTGCGATGCGTCCCCGGTCATCTTACGCCAAAGAATGAAGCCGCGTTGCCGGGAGCGAGACGGCCGCGCCGCGCGCCGGTCATCTTGCCGCGAAGCCCCTGCCGAAAGGTCTTCCGCCGTCAGTTGACGGGGGGAGCGGCCGAAACGGCTGCGGAGAACCCCTTCATCGAAAGCGGCAGCGCGACCTCCTGGCCGTTCATGATCTTGAAGGAGACCGATGCGGCCTTGGCTACCTTCAGCTCCTTCATCTGGTCGGCCGTAAGCTCCATGTCGGCGGCGCAGACCTGTCCGCAGGTCACATAGGTCATCATCATGTCCTTGCCTGCCGCGGCCGAGCCAACCGCGCCGCCCTTGACCGGCTGTCCGGCCGGCTCGCCGCCGACGGTAAAGGTCACGCCGGCGCGCAGATCGACATTGGCGGGCGTCTGCACCACGAGACGCGGCGCATCCATGCCCGGCAACGAACCGACGGCCACCGTCAGGATGCGCTGAACCTGGCCGCCCTCCTGCTGCTGCACATTGAGCGTCTGGGTTGCCTCGCAAACGCGCTGCGGCGGCCCGGGCTCCTTCTCGTCGGCCTTCTGGATCTGCACGAGCATGCAGTGCTGCGACCAGTCGCCGTAGGAAACGGTCGTGTCGGAGGCCGCAACCGGCTCCGGCTGCTGGGCGCCGGCCGCGGTGGCTAAGAACATGGCGCCCGCGAAGGCGGCGCCGAAAGCTTTCCTGTTGATGATAGTCATGTCTTTCCCCTTGATGTCCCGGTTCATTCGAATGGTCCGGCTGGATGACCCAGCCGCTCAGGCCGCCTTGGCGGGCGAGGCCTTTTCATTGAGATCGAGCAGTACCTGCCAGTTCTGGGTCGAGGCCAGATGCAGCACGACCGCATCGTTGAAGCCGTTCTTGTGCCAGTCGATCAGCACATCCTGCGGCAGGTTGCGGAACCGCTCCTCATCGACGACAAGAAGACCGTCGAGCCGGTAGTGGCTCTTGTTGGCGAACGACATGTTGACCTGCTTGTCGACCAGAAGGTCCTGCTCCTTGAGGGCTTTGGCGAAGTCATTGCCGCGCAGGCTGGCCTGATGAAAACTGTTGCAGAATTCCATCATCGGCGCCGTCGCCTCGCCGGCCTTGCCGTCCTCGGCAAAAAGCGCCGTTCCGTTTTCCGCCTCATCGGCGGGCTTGATGCGGTCACAGCCCTCGTCAAAGCCAAGCACGGTCTGGCTCTTGTCCTCCGACTGGATCAGGATAAAGGGGTACCGGCGGACATAGGCGGGGATATAGGCCCCCTCCTTCCACTTGCCGTCCGCGCTGACGAAGAGGTTCTGTCCCCCCTTGAGGCCGGTCACCGCGACTGCGGCGGGCAGAGGGTCGCCCTTGACGAAAACGATCGGGTAATGGCGCGACGCCGGGACGAATTCAGCGGGCGACAGCGGCACCGCATTGGCCTTGGCGGCAAAGGAAAAGTCCTGCTTGCGTTCGAGCACGAGATCCTTGTGGTCCTCGAAACGCAGGACTTGCGGCGCACTGTAAAAGAGCGGGAGTCCGTTATTCTTCATTGTCACCCTTCCTCCTGGGCTGAGCTTTCTGTTCATGCGGCTGCAGGATGCAACCTATACGATATTATATTCAACTTACACGCAATACAATCCTACATGTAGGAAAGTTTTGCGCGCAGAACCCCGCCGGCTGCAGGACAGCCCTGTGAAGGCACATGGCCGGATTCTTGATCATGAATGCCCTTTCCGGCGGAATACCGGCCGGCAGGAAGGATAGCTTTTCGCTTAACGGCGCCGGGCTCTCCGCCCGGCGCCGCTCCGCGTCACGCTTGAGCCGCTAGAACCTGATATTGAGCTTTGCGGTGACGTTCTGGCTTCGGTTGCCGCCTGCGAACTGGCCGGTATAGTTGACGCCCACGCTCACCGTATCGGAGAACTGCGTGTCCCAGCCGATGCTCAGAACCGCCTGGTCCTCGGCAAGCGGCGTGCCCGTCACGCCGAAGGGATCAGATCCCGCGAAGGTGAAGGCCGCCTGCGGATCGAGATCGCCGAAGCCGTGGCGCCAGCCGGCAGATGCCGACAGCCGGTTCTGGTAACCGCCGATGTCAAATTCCCACGCGCCCCGCAGGCCCACCGTCGTAAACCCGGTGTTCATCGTCTGGCTCTGGTAGGACAGCGCGGCAATCCCGCCCGTTTCCGTAAACGCGTCCGAATGCTGGTTGATATAGGCCGCATCCGCATAGGGCTCCAGCGTGAAGCTGTCGGTCACGTCGAAGCCGTAGCCGAGCCCGCCATAGACCTGGAACGTGCCCGCGTCATAGCTGCCCGACAGATGGTCGGTGAAGGTCGAGGCATAGACGCTGCGGTTGGTCGAGACGCTGTGCCAGGTATAGGCCGTGCCGAAATCGACGCCGAAGCCGCCCCATTCGCCGCCGCCGTAAAGGCCGAACGTATAGTCGTCGCTCGTGCCCTTGGCATTGTGCGCATCGACCTTGTAGGTCGACTGGCCGAAGCCGGCGACCGCGCCGAAGCGCATCGAACCGAAGGCTGCCGCATCCGCGCCGAGGAAGAAGCCCCCGACCGAATCCGTCATCTTCGCGGCAACGCCGCTGCCGTCCATGCTCGACCACGCGCCGTAGCCCGCGGCCCAGACCCCGATGCCGCCATTGTCCTCCTCGAAGGCGCCGAAGGGCGTGGCGACCGGGCTCGGTTCGGCCGCGTAATTGCTCACCGCCGAAATCCCCGCTCCCGTCGAAACCCCGCCGAGCGACCCGCGCACCTGCTCGCCGGTCGCATTGCGAAGATACCGGCTGCCCGCAACCATCGCCGCATCGCTCGACGCATAGACATCACCCGAAAGCTGCGGCAGAACCTCCTCCGCCTCGTCAATACGGATATTCCTCAACGCCCAGAACTTCTCCTGCCCGGCAAGCGACCGGATCGAAGAAACAACCCCGCATGCCTCGCTAGGAAGCGCGGCGCACAATTCCATCACACCGGCAGGTCCGACTTCCAGATAGAGAATGCCGGGATTGCCTGCGCGTTCCACGAGTTTGAGCGAATACTCAAACGTAGATCCGTTCGCCTGAAATGCCGCATTGTAGGTCGAGCCTTGCGGGGCCTGGATAACCGGATAGTAGATGGGAAGGGCGCTGAGATCAGGGTCCGCTTTCGTGTGGCTGATCTGGCCGTAGATCGTGCCGGTATCGAGGTGGACCTCGTTCGCTACCGTCAGCATGCCGACAGAGTTGGTTGAGAAATCGGCCCCCACGACAAATGTGCTCCCGTCGTCCATCGCCAGGCTCTGCGCCGTCAAGGTTGTTGCAGGCGGCAGATTGTTCCCCACGGGAACACCGAAAACATACTTGCCACCTGTATGGATATGGACGTCGCCGAGGGCACCATACCCCTGCAGAGTGCCGCCACGCATCACATTGATCGTGCCAAGGAGAGCAGCAGTTCCAGGCGATCCGGCCGGTCCGGTCACGTTCAACGTCACATTCTGCGGCACATTGGTAACCCCGGTGAAGGTGTTCGCGGCCGTCAGCTGCAGGCTGCCATTTATTCCTGCATTGACGTTGAACGTCCCGCCGCCGCCGGCGCCGATCGAAGAGATGACGCCGTCAAAGCTCTGGTTACCGGTGACAGCCCAGTTCCAGGTCGCCGTCTGGCTGATGGAGATGTCGCCCGGCACGGCGCCTGCATCGGTCACCTCGAGCGTGCCTTCATTGACCAGCGTATCTCCCTGATAGCTGTTGGCCGTGGTCAGCCCGAGAGTGCCGGGCCCGTTCTTGGTCAACCCGACCGTACCCTGAAGCGCAACCCCGATCGTCGCGGTATAGGGGTTGTTCATGGCATCCTGACCGACGGTGATGGACGCAGCGTTGGTTCCCGGAAACGCCATCAGGACGAGGCTGTCGGTGCCGGCCTGCGGGCGAAGCGAATAGCCGTCGGCATTGAACTCCATGCCCGCGACCTTGATGAACTCGGTCACTGCCGCGCGACTGTCGACGTCGACGGCCCCTCCCGTGGTTGCGAAAATGGCATAGCCACCCTGCGCCCAAGGGCCCGTGGCGTCGCCCCGCGGGTTCGTCCAGTTGGTCATGTCTGCATTCCAGGTCCCGGGGCCGCCGGCGCCGTTGGGCGTGGGCGGCATCGTCGGCTGCTGATGGACACCGTTCCAGTAGGAATAGGCATCCGGACCGACAGCCAGAACCAGGGTTCCGGAGCCGCCGGCAGTCGACGCGGCAATTGCCCGATGGTATGTATTGTTGTTTACAGGCACGCTCGAAACATCGATCATACTTGGGTCGCCGTTATAGGTGGTAGCATAGTCGATCAGCGGATAGGTGCCATCCGCCAGGTTGCCTCCGCCCTGGACGGTCACCATCAGCCTGTTGGTCCCGGTACTCAAGATCCCCGTCGCGATCGGCGCCGCTGTTCCGGGGGCAGGCGGCGTGGCATTGAGGGTTACCGCCAGGTTCGCACCAGGCTGAAGGAAGAGCGAAGTCGTTCCCGCAGTCAGCGTCGGCTGGGTGGGCAGCGGCGCCTCAAGCGTGGCGTTCTGCTGCACGAGAACGGTACCGCCCAGTTCACCGGTCCCGGTCAGCGTGGCCCCGTTGGAAACGGTGGTAATGCCGGAGAAGCCCGGGCTCTGGCTGTTGAATGCGACGGTGCCGGCCTGAATGTTAAACCGGGCGCGGCTTCCGCCCGAGGTCAGCACGTTGCTGGTGCCAAACGTCATTGTCTGGGTCGCATTGACGGCGAGCGCGGCGCCCGCCACGTTGGCCACATCAATCGCACCCTGGAGCGGCATGGTTGCGCCGCTCAAGATCAGCGTTCCGGCCGAAATTGACGTCTGGCCCGTATAGGAACTGACCGCTGTCAACTCCAGCGTCCCGGGCCCGTCCTTTTCCACCTGCGTGCCGGCGGCAAGCTCCGCGAGTTCCACGCCCATCGTGACCGTTGCGCTTGCATCGGTCACATCAATCTTGACCGGACCGCCGGCGGCGCTGGTCAGCGTCAGAGCGCCCCCGGTGAAGCTGTATGGGCCGATATCGAACTCCATACCGCTCACGAGGATCGGAGTTCCTGTCCCGACCGCGACCGTTCCAGGCCGCTCGATGAAATGCGCAACCCCGCCGGAAACCCAGGCATGGTGGTTCGTGCCGTTCGCGTCATCGGACCAGGCAAGGCCGCCCGTCGCGGTCCAGCTGCCGTCGCCGCCGAGCAAATTCGGAGCCTCGTTCTGGTCGGGGTTCCAGAATTCGTCCGGTGGGTTGCCGACCACCAGCCAAATTGTGTTGTTGTTCGGGTCGGCAAGGGAATAGGTCGCGTTCGGCGTCGCGAAGGTCAAGAGATCGAGCGCTGGCCGATTGCCGACATAAGAAAGCAGGGCGTATTGCGTGCCGATCGGCAAGGCCGTGCCGCCCACCGTATTGACCGTGATGACGCCGCCGAGCGTGGCCACAAAGTCGCCGGTCGTGCTGAACAGAGGCATCGACCGGTACCGCATTTCCCCCATCACCGAGGATAACGCCGATCTTCGCGTTATCCTGGGCTGTTCCACTGACCGAGATCGAAACAGCGCCGGGCGTAGCGTCGAGCGTTAGCGCGGAGGTGGCATTCGCACCAACAAGTTCGTATCCGCTTACTGTGAACTGCATGCCGTTGACGTTAATCGGCGCAGTGCTGTCGACCGTGACCGTACCGGCATTTCCAGTGAACATCGCCACATCGGATTGAACCCAGACGGTATGAGGCGGTTGACCGGTGGAATCCGTCCAGTTCGTGCTCGTGGCCGCATCCCAGGTGCCATCGTGGCCGAAATCGGCGGGGGTCGCCCGTGGATGCCAGAAGATCTGCTGACCGCCGGCCGACTGGGCCAGAATGTAAAGGAAGCCGGGCCCTGCCACCGGATCGCTGAGCAACTGGTAATTGTTCGGGTTGTTCATGAGGGTAAGCTGGCTTGCGGCACCGGTCGCGGAGGAGGTAAAGTGGATCAGATTGTAGCGATGCCCGGCAACGAGATTGGCCGGCATGAAAACCACATTGCCGGCGGTCATGTTCAGCGTGGTCACTGTAATCAGCGCTGGCGACGGGTTCGCGCCTGGATTCGGATCAAGCGTCACGTTCAGCGTCGACCCGTTGCCGAGCGTCAAGGCGCCGACGATCATCAGGGCCGGGGTCGTCGAATAATCGCCCGCGATCGTCCCGGTCTGACTGACCGTCACGTCACCGTTGATCGTGCCGGTACCTTTCAACGTACCGCCGGTCACCGCCACGTTGCCGTTGATCGTGCCGCCGCCGTTCAGCGTGCCGCCGGTCAGCGCCACCGTTCCTCCGAGCACGCTGTTGGCGAGCATATTGAAAGTGCCCGCCGTAACATTCGTCTGCCCTAGAAATGTGTTGCTGTCGCTGGAAAAGTCGAGCTGTCCGGCTCCCATCACATGGAAAATGGGAGGGTTCGTATTATCGGCGGCGGCTGTCAGAACATTGGTAAAGGACAGAGTAGGCTGGCTTGCCGACTGATTGACGGCAAGGGTAGCACCGGCAGCAATCGTGATGCCGGCCAGAATCGTGCTGTTCGTCGTTCCGTCGCCGAGCTGCAGCGTACCGGCGCTGATCGTGGTGCCGCCCGAATAGGTCTTGTTGCCGGTAAAGACGAGCGTGCCGGTGCCGCCCTTCGTCAGGCTGTTCACCGCCGCCGGCACTGGCGCCCTGTTCATGCCGTCGGTGATGTCCACGGCAATCGTCGCCGTCACCGTGTCCACATCGATTTCGCCGACTGTGTGGAGGCGCGGCGACATTTGTAGTGCGCCCCCCGTTCCCGCGATCAGGTGATACTCCTGGGCCGAGAACACGAGCCTGTCGAAACCCAGCGAGCCGATAACGGTTACCGTTCCGCCCGTGTTGCCCTGGAAATAGCCGACCGACCCTGCCCAGGCGGTTGAATTCGAGCCATCCATTTGGGCCCAGTTTCCAAGTCCCGCGATCCATGTACCGGACCCGCCGGTGAGCGGATTGCTGGTATAGCCGGGTGCGGGTGCGCCGCCGTTCCAGTATTGCGCGGTCTCGCCGGTCTGGCTGTCATAGGTGATGAGCCGGATCATGCCCGGCGAATTCACAACAGCGTTGGGATCAACCGCATTGAGCTCATACATTTTGCCCTGAGGCAGGCCTGTAACCGTTGCACTTGCGAAGATGGTTCCGGGCGCCGGGGTGAGCGTGCCGCCATACTGGAAGATATTGTAGACGGGCGCATTGCCCTGGACGGTGGCTGTGAGCGACGCCAGGGAAACATCGAGCGCGCCGCTGGTGACGAACAGGGGCTGGCCGGCGGTGGCCTCTTCCAGATCGGCCGTTATCCCCGTCGTATCTCTCGTGAACGTAACCGATGTGCCGAGCGTGAGCGTGCTGCCCTGCCGGTTGTAGAGTGAGCCGCTGTAGATGAGATCCACCGCACCGCCGAACCCGCCCGTGCCGGAGAGAATGCCGGAAATATTCACCTTACCGACATAGTCGGGATTGCTGCTGGTCAGGATCAGCTTGTGGGTGGAGCCGCCGTTGCGGATATCAATCCGCGCGTTGGTATCGCTGGCGGTTTCGGTGTAAATGCGATTGCTGACGGTCTGGTCCTTTGTCGCCGAATAAAGGGCAAGGCCGGCATTGTTCGACATGATGATGTCGCCATTGACCGAGGCGTCGTAATAGGGTCCCGGGAGACCAGAGGCATCCAAGCCGCCGATCGAGAGGGCGCCGCTCTTGATGTGGGTGGCGCCGGTATATTGCATGTCCGTGACGAAGGTGATCAGGCCGCCGCCCAGCGTGCCGTCCGAGCTTTCGATGTAGAGATCGGTCACACTGCCGTCCTGACTGTTGTGGATCGGCACGGCAAAGCTCTGAGTGTTCGGGACCATGCCGACGAGGGTTGAGTGGTTGCTGCCTGCGGCCGGGGCCATGTAGAAGGCGCCGGTGCCCCGGATGAGGTAATAATTCGTATGGCCGCCGGCGCCGTTCGGCGCGCCGAGATAGATCGTGTCGAAATTGATGTTGCCGACGATATCGATCACGGGGTGCGCCCCGGCCGGGCCGATGAAATGGGCATTGGTGCCCGGGGCGTTGGACCATGTCACGCCTGGCTGGGTGTTGCCGGCGTTCGTCCAGTTCAGGTTTCCGCCGACCGACCATGTGCCGTCGAGGGCGACGATGGGCGAGCCGTCGCCAATCACTGCCCCCGAGTCCCCGGGCGCATTCCAGTAGAGATCCAGGGCAGAGGCCTGCTGGGGCATGCCGCAGTAAAGCGCCGCCCCGCTCGCCAGAAGCAGCGTCGTGAATGCCGTGCCCGACAGGAAACGGGAAAGCGGGCGAGGCTTGTGCCCGCCATCTTTTGTCGCGCCAGGCGCAACATGACCGTTGCTGAAAGGACCCTCAGTCGAACTGCGAAAATTAGCAGACATTTCATTCCCCCGCCTTGATCGCCGGAACAGCCGCGCTGTGGCCGTCACGAATTGATAAAGATTGCGAACTATATACATTTATACTAATATATATATGTATATTGTTCTATGTAATCAGTATACATTCTCATAATTCAATATTGCAAACTTATTTTTCTGAATTATTACTAGTCATAATTTGAAGAATGAAACATGGTCCGAAAGCCGGCAGAGAGCCCGCGAGGAAAGTCTCCATCTTGCTG
This window of the Martelella lutilitoris genome carries:
- a CDS encoding invasion associated locus B family protein, coding for MTIINRKAFGAAFAGAMFLATAAGAQQPEPVAASDTTVSYGDWSQHCMLVQIQKADEKEPGPPQRVCEATQTLNVQQQEGGQVQRILTVAVGSLPGMDAPRLVVQTPANVDLRAGVTFTVGGEPAGQPVKGGAVGSAAAGKDMMMTYVTCGQVCAADMELTADQMKELKVAKAASVSFKIMNGQEVALPLSMKGFSAAVSAAPPVN
- a CDS encoding SapC family protein, whose protein sequence is MKNNGLPLFYSAPQVLRFEDHKDLVLERKQDFSFAAKANAVPLSPAEFVPASRHYPIVFVKGDPLPAAVAVTGLKGGQNLFVSADGKWKEGAYIPAYVRRYPFILIQSEDKSQTVLGFDEGCDRIKPADEAENGTALFAEDGKAGEATAPMMEFCNSFHQASLRGNDFAKALKEQDLLVDKQVNMSFANKSHYRLDGLLVVDEERFRNLPQDVLIDWHKNGFNDAVVLHLASTQNWQVLLDLNEKASPAKAA
- a CDS encoding autotransporter domain-containing protein: MEFDIGPYSFTGGALTLTSAAGGPVKIDVTDASATVTMGVELAELAAGTQVEKDGPGTLELTAVSSYTGQTSISAGTLILSGATMPLQGAIDVANVAGAALAVNATQTMTFGTSNVLTSGGSRARFNIQAGTVAFNSQSPGFSGITTVSNGATLTGTGELGGTVLVQQNATLEAPLPTQPTLTAGTTSLFLQPGANLAVTLNATPPAPGTAAPIATGILSTGTNRLMVTVQGGGNLADGTYPLIDYATTYNGDPSMIDVSSVPVNNNTYHRAIAASTAGGSGTLVLAVGPDAYSYWNGVHQQPTMPPTPNGAGGPGTWNADMTNWTNPRGDATGPWAQGGYAIFATTGGAVDVDSRAAVTEFIKVAGMEFNADGYSLRPQAGTDSLVLMAFPGTNAASITVGQDAMNNPYTATIGVALQGTVGLTKNGPGTLGLTTANSYQGDTLVNEGTLEVTDAGAVPGDISISQTATWNWAVTGNQSFDGVISSIGAGGGGTFNVNAGINGSLQLTAANTFTGVTNVPQNVTLNVTGPAGSPGTAALLGTINVMRGGTLQGYGALGDVHIHTGGKYVFGVPVGNNLPPATTLTAQSLAMDDGSTFVVGADFSTNSVGMLTVANEVHLDTGTIYGQISHTKADPDLSALPIYYPVIQAPQGSTYNAAFQANGSTFEYSLKLVERAGNPGILYLEVGPAGVMELCAALPSEACGVVSSIRSLAGQEKFWALRNIRIDEAEEVLPQLSGDVYASSDAAMVAGSRYLRNATGEQVRGSLGGVSTGAGISAVSNYAAEPSPVATPFGAFEEDNGGIGVWAAGYGAWSSMDGSGVAAKMTDSVGGFFLGADAAAFGSMRFGAVAGFGQSTYKVDAHNAKGTSDDYTFGLYGGGEWGGFGVDFGTAYTWHSVSTNRSVYASTFTDHLSGSYDAGTFQVYGGLGYGFDVTDSFTLEPYADAAYINQHSDAFTETGGIAALSYQSQTMNTGFTTVGLRGAWEFDIGGYQNRLSASAGWRHGFGDLDPQAAFTFAGSDPFGVTGTPLAEDQAVLSIGWDTQFSDTVSVGVNYTGQFAGGNRSQNVTAKLNIRF
- a CDS encoding beta strand repeat-containing protein, producing MSANFRSSTEGPFSNGHVAPGATKDGGHKPRPLSRFLSGTAFTTLLLASGAALYCGMPQQASALDLYWNAPGDSGAVIGDGSPIVALDGTWSVGGNLNWTNAGNTQPGVTWSNAPGTNAHFIGPAGAHPVIDIVGNINFDTIYLGAPNGAGGHTNYYLIRGTGAFYMAPAAGSNHSTLVGMVPNTQSFAVPIHNSQDGSVTDLYIESSDGTLGGGLITFVTDMQYTGATHIKSGALSIGGLDASGLPGPYYDASVNGDIIMSNNAGLALYSATKDQTVSNRIYTETASDTNARIDIRNGGSTHKLILTSSNPDYVGKVNISGILSGTGGFGGAVDLIYSGSLYNRQGSTLTLGTSVTFTRDTTGITADLEEATAGQPLFVTSGALDVSLASLTATVQGNAPVYNIFQYGGTLTPAPGTIFASATVTGLPQGKMYELNAVDPNAVVNSPGMIRLITYDSQTGETAQYWNGGAPAPGYTSNPLTGGSGTWIAGLGNWAQMDGSNSTAWAGSVGYFQGNTGGTVTVIGSLGFDRLVFSAQEYHLIAGTGGALQMSPRLHTVGEIDVDTVTATIAVDITDGMNRAPVPAAVNSLTKGGTGTLVFTGNKTYSGGTTISAGTLQLGDGTTNSTILAGITIAAGATLAVNQSASQPTLSFTNVLTAAADNTNPPIFHVMGAGQLDFSSDSNTFLGQTNVTAGTFNMLANSVLGGTVALTGGTLNGGGTINGNVAVTGGTLKGTGTINGDVTVSQTGTIAGDYSTTPALMIVGALTLGNGSTLNVTLDPNPGANPSPALITVTTLNMTAGNVVFMPANLVAGHRYNLIHFTSSATGAASQLTLMNNPNNYQLLSDPVAGPGFLYILAQSAGGQQIFWHPRATPADFGHDGTWDAATSTNWTDSTGQPPHTVWVQSDVAMFTGNAGTVTVDSTAPINVNGMQFTVSGYELVGANATSALTLDATPGAVSISVSGTAQDNAKIGVILGDGGNAVPVDASVQHDRRLCGHARRRHHGQYGGRHGLADRHAIRPAFLCRQSASARSLDLRDAERDLFPCRPEQQHNLAGGRQPTGRILEPRPERGSEFARRRRQLDRDGRPCLVR